In Leucoraja erinacea ecotype New England chromosome 12, Leri_hhj_1, whole genome shotgun sequence, one DNA window encodes the following:
- the LOC129701929 gene encoding ATP synthase subunit d, mitochondrial-like: MRDGTCWNLVQNLRRHRDAAEDEFEKKYNAVKVPEPIDTQREKINAQEQEANKSAQSYCQASKERISKYEKELVKFKSMVPFEQMTIDDLNETFPESKLDMVKYPYWPHKPISDL, encoded by the coding sequence ATGAGAGAcggcacatgctggaatcttgtgcaaaatctTCGACGGCATCGTGACGCAGCGGAGGATGAGTTTGAAAAGAAGTACAATGCTGTAAAGGTTCCAGAACCCATTGACACACAAAGGGAGAAAATTAATGCTCAGGAGCAAGAGGCCAATAAGAGTGCTCAAAGTTATTGCCAGGCTTCAAAGGAGAGGATTTCCAAATACGAGAAAGAGCTTGTGAAATTCAAAAGCATGGTTCCTTTTGAACAGATGACTATCGACGATCTGAACGAAACTTTCCCTGAATCCAAGCTGGACATGGTGAAGTATCCCTATTGGCCCCACAAGCCCATCAGTGACCTGTAA